From one Leptospira noumeaensis genomic stretch:
- a CDS encoding tetratricopeptide repeat protein: protein MVRTSIYTFKFVFILFFTTQTIWAGGSKKKEETTALRKQIYNLHKVDEETGSIPYLERYLELSQNELYFKLLYAKALLYRTDLSVPKPSEPAEDRINKTKLIQKNYNLSSKLFQENVLHLEKVRPRDPNLGRWYYLWAFSEWFSDNKEKSIKLFQKAVKLDYRLTESYYNIASLYESLGQWQDANLYWRKFEKAEKELEEED, encoded by the coding sequence ATGGTCAGAACTTCTATTTATACTTTTAAATTTGTTTTTATCTTGTTTTTCACCACCCAAACTATTTGGGCAGGTGGTAGCAAAAAAAAAGAAGAAACCACTGCCCTCAGAAAACAAATTTACAACTTACACAAAGTAGATGAAGAAACTGGTTCTATTCCCTATCTGGAAAGGTATTTGGAATTAAGCCAAAACGAGTTGTATTTCAAATTGCTCTATGCAAAAGCACTTCTTTATCGAACGGATTTATCTGTTCCCAAACCTAGTGAACCGGCAGAAGATCGGATTAACAAAACAAAACTCATTCAAAAAAACTACAACTTATCTTCCAAACTGTTTCAAGAGAATGTTTTGCATTTGGAAAAGGTTAGGCCAAGAGATCCAAACCTCGGTCGGTGGTATTATCTTTGGGCATTCAGTGAATGGTTCTCGGATAACAAAGAAAAGTCGATCAAACTCTTCCAAAAGGCAGTGAAGTTGGACTATCGTTTGACCGAATCTTATTATAATATTGCATCCCTTTATGAATCCCTTGGGCAATGGCAAGATGCCAATTTGTATTGGCGTAAATTTGAAAAAGCCGAAAAGGAATTAGAAGAAGAAGATTAA
- a CDS encoding CopG family transcriptional regulator, translated as MAKIDKRFQILLSEEEQILLKNEASRRGVSGGELIRMALKNEIIQKSELVRRKALITLTEILD; from the coding sequence ATGGCAAAAATTGATAAACGGTTTCAAATTTTACTTTCTGAAGAAGAACAAATTTTACTAAAAAATGAAGCGTCCAGGCGAGGGGTCTCCGGGGGAGAACTCATTCGGATGGCTTTAAAAAATGAAATCATCCAAAAATCAGAACTTGTGAGAAGAAAAGCTCTGATCACTTTAACGGAGATATTGGATTGA
- a CDS encoding concanavalin A-like lectin/glucanase — translation MVQNSEPGKKNFLKPKENTPKHGELFFDFEGEVSEPQITEAGFPFKSKSITVVSSSYLTDDQTYFFGKRSAYFSGRRNQIHLSVSGNSLFGTHPDPFTISIPVRLGEQGAGSVILDRTVYVKGKKYGISLELNESKPTLQVNNLLQKSDGRTASFILESPVKLKRKTWEVISLYFDTLNHKYIMYQNGIETAEYENNQADTLGFGFPENDSTPLVLGKSFYGNLDGFHIHKGEPEVEYTKFESVRYDDETKIGYMEGNTALSPVLETKYSNSSLTRIQWKTEQPRDTMLELYFRGTNEKFVESNLNLPWTRIKSLEKDLPKNKFKYYQWKLWFRPDPMGKSVPTVQSLSFDYTEQTPPDVPTRFRLDTNPTEGKSVCFLWNSNHEKEVQNGGGYIIHYGLTPTRMLGSVFVKKDKNGALSKLDGNEEDSSFRNKRFCVNEETLVNNIYIPEGELESPEYRPIADQVDISRKEKRGLLFQPGLTYYFRISAYNRYLNEWDSKDQKSPLSPPISFSFPKEVSNQK, via the coding sequence GTGGTTCAAAATTCGGAACCTGGCAAAAAGAACTTTCTAAAACCTAAAGAAAATACACCCAAACACGGCGAACTCTTCTTCGACTTTGAAGGAGAAGTGAGTGAACCACAAATCACAGAAGCCGGATTTCCTTTTAAATCCAAATCGATCACAGTTGTTTCCTCATCTTATTTAACCGATGACCAAACTTATTTTTTTGGGAAACGGTCGGCATATTTTTCTGGGCGTAGAAACCAAATCCATCTTTCTGTTTCTGGGAATTCTCTTTTTGGAACCCATCCAGATCCCTTTACCATTTCCATCCCCGTTCGTTTAGGAGAACAAGGTGCAGGTTCTGTCATTTTGGACCGGACTGTTTATGTGAAGGGAAAAAAATATGGCATCTCACTCGAGTTAAACGAAAGTAAACCAACATTACAAGTAAACAACCTACTCCAAAAATCAGATGGTCGAACTGCTAGTTTTATTTTAGAATCACCAGTCAAACTCAAGAGAAAAACTTGGGAAGTCATCTCCCTATATTTTGATACCTTAAACCATAAGTATATCATGTACCAAAATGGAATCGAAACTGCTGAGTATGAAAATAACCAAGCAGATACCTTAGGATTTGGATTTCCAGAAAATGATTCCACACCTCTTGTACTTGGAAAATCCTTTTACGGAAATTTAGATGGGTTTCATATCCATAAAGGGGAACCAGAAGTAGAATACACTAAGTTTGAATCCGTTCGTTATGATGATGAAACCAAAATTGGATATATGGAAGGAAACACTGCCCTATCCCCAGTTTTAGAAACAAAATATAGCAATTCTAGTTTGACCCGCATCCAATGGAAAACAGAACAACCTCGAGATACAATGCTCGAACTTTATTTTCGAGGAACCAACGAGAAGTTTGTTGAATCCAATTTAAATCTGCCTTGGACTAGAATTAAATCGTTAGAGAAAGACCTTCCCAAAAACAAATTCAAATACTACCAATGGAAATTATGGTTTAGACCAGACCCAATGGGAAAATCGGTTCCGACTGTACAGTCTCTATCTTTTGATTATACTGAACAAACTCCTCCAGATGTTCCCACTAGGTTTCGTTTGGATACAAATCCAACGGAAGGAAAATCTGTCTGTTTTTTATGGAATTCAAACCATGAAAAAGAAGTTCAAAATGGAGGTGGTTATATCATCCATTATGGACTCACTCCCACACGTATGTTAGGTTCTGTTTTTGTGAAAAAGGATAAAAATGGTGCCTTATCTAAGTTAGATGGGAACGAAGAAGATAGTAGTTTTAGAAACAAACGATTTTGTGTGAATGAAGAAACCTTAGTGAATAATATATACATTCCAGAAGGAGAATTGGAATCCCCCGAATACCGTCCCATCGCCGACCAAGTAGATATTTCGAGAAAAGAAAAGAGAGGACTCCTCTTCCAACCGGGACTTACTTATTATTTTAGAATATCAGCTTACAATCGCTATTTAAATGAATGGGATTCGAAAGACCAAAAAAGTCCACTTTCTCCTCCCATTTCATTTAGTTTCCCCAAAGAAGTTTCGAACCAAAAGTAA
- the rpiB gene encoding ribose 5-phosphate isomerase B, which translates to MKEKIGIASDHGGFALKEFLRKSLEETYEIVDYGTKSEESVDYPTIIGDACRKVLSGEVPRLIALCGTGIGASIVANRFKGIRAALCHDEFTAEMSKRHNNANVLVLGGRVLGTDLAQRIVKKWIETEFEGGRHQKRLGLIEEQS; encoded by the coding sequence ATGAAAGAAAAAATTGGAATCGCATCTGACCATGGAGGGTTCGCACTCAAAGAATTCCTCAGGAAAAGTCTCGAGGAAACTTACGAAATTGTCGATTACGGTACTAAGAGCGAAGAGTCCGTCGACTACCCCACCATCATTGGAGATGCCTGCCGAAAGGTTCTTTCCGGTGAAGTTCCAAGACTCATCGCCCTTTGCGGGACAGGCATTGGAGCCTCCATTGTCGCCAACCGTTTCAAAGGCATTCGCGCGGCCCTTTGCCATGATGAGTTTACGGCGGAAATGTCCAAACGCCATAACAATGCCAATGTACTCGTTTTAGGGGGAAGGGTTCTCGGAACAGATTTAGCACAGAGAATCGTAAAAAAATGGATAGAAACAGAATTCGAAGGTGGACGGCACCAAAAACGATTGGGACTCATCGAAGAACAGTCGTAA
- the serC gene encoding 3-phosphoserine/phosphohydroxythreonine transaminase yields the protein MPTFTHRVFNFNAGPAMLPTEVMEEAQNQFLNYKGTGMSVMEMSHRGNVFQNILDESLSDLRELLDLPSRYAIVYFPGGATLQFSAIPFNYLKAGDSADYALTGVWAKKAFEEAKKFYPNVKSIFNGADSKYMELPTITDEIVNEGAKYVYITSNNTIYGTRYKTFPKLKKAPLFADMTSELLSRKLPIEDFSVIFAGAQKNIGPSGLTLVIYDKEKLPTLEHPIPNLMNFSLMEKNGSLYNTPPTYSIYIAGLVFKYLKRNGGLAVMEAANERKAKKLYDTIDASNLFYAPVPEDFRSAMNVVFRSHNESLDSKFLSLAEEQGFAGLKGYRDVGGFRASIYNAMPEEGVDSLISFIKEFERTHG from the coding sequence ATGCCTACATTTACGCACAGAGTCTTCAATTTTAATGCTGGCCCTGCCATGTTGCCCACAGAAGTCATGGAGGAAGCGCAAAACCAGTTCCTAAATTACAAAGGAACCGGAATGTCTGTAATGGAAATGAGTCACAGAGGAAATGTTTTTCAAAACATTTTGGACGAATCTCTCAGTGACTTAAGGGAATTACTCGACCTACCTTCCCGTTATGCGATAGTTTATTTTCCAGGTGGGGCAACCTTACAGTTTTCAGCCATTCCTTTTAACTATTTAAAAGCTGGAGACTCAGCTGATTATGCACTTACAGGTGTTTGGGCAAAAAAAGCATTCGAAGAAGCAAAGAAGTTTTATCCCAATGTAAAATCTATTTTTAACGGAGCCGATTCCAAATATATGGAACTTCCCACCATCACCGACGAGATCGTGAATGAGGGAGCCAAATATGTTTATATCACTTCTAACAATACCATTTATGGGACTCGTTACAAAACATTTCCAAAATTAAAAAAGGCTCCTCTTTTTGCGGATATGACAAGTGAACTCCTGAGTCGAAAACTCCCCATAGAAGATTTTTCTGTGATCTTCGCGGGAGCACAAAAAAACATTGGGCCTTCTGGACTCACCCTTGTCATTTACGACAAAGAAAAATTACCTACATTAGAACATCCCATTCCCAACCTCATGAACTTTTCTCTGATGGAAAAAAATGGGTCTTTGTACAACACTCCACCCACCTATTCCATTTACATTGCTGGTCTTGTTTTTAAATACTTAAAACGGAATGGTGGCCTCGCTGTGATGGAAGCCGCAAACGAAAGAAAAGCAAAAAAATTGTATGATACAATCGATGCATCCAACCTTTTTTATGCACCGGTTCCAGAAGATTTTCGTTCCGCAATGAACGTAGTGTTTAGAAGTCATAACGAAAGTTTGGATTCAAAATTTCTTTCTCTTGCCGAAGAACAAGGGTTTGCTGGACTCAAAGGATACCGCGACGTAGGTGGTTTTCGAGCCAGTATCTACAATGCGATGCCGGAAGAAGGTGTGGATTCTCTCATATCCTTTATCAAAGAATTTGAAAGAACACATGGGTAA
- a CDS encoding P83/100 family protein: MRISRSIIICLTFVSLSLTAQSKAPLGESEIKGSKKIEFINRSLRKASDDIIQENTEIGRKLAETLAKENTATVDGVKIQRVAPGADGKLGADILTLSESQSFDHVNSIARIIAAYVEKSFQYKAGNSETLAQYVLYYNATHRKDSKFFTKKYTEGVIAATSPDKLGIDTVYKNWPGKTQIIIPIEGNILKDSGKDLTTDELEKDVNKTVKDKEKDPATKQKMEDEAKKMDKLQTDKLKEEKKVLQDKKQEVANEQKDLQDKKDALKKKEQETVASLNELKKDPVKNKAEIEKKTEEVKKIEQEKKDTDKKSEAVEAKKEELSKKEEQIAKKEEARTGTTTSGDTAKKDDTVQKVEAKVEELKTELAQTKEELKKKEEQSDNVVNNKILFMKFIKYDTDGHYSNELWAIDPAKDDALFKSPYNNICSKEFKEIANQGVLVLGYDGEKVENRKHKLVLLDPDKLGVKKTSESADIFWRTPMINREDKIYVIEKVKDKYHVSRFKSDLTFEKRTEEPVEENSELTFFGDKVYVTGKPKEGDKTTIKVFKKDDLSLLKTIAP, encoded by the coding sequence ATGAGAATTTCTCGTTCCATCATCATTTGCCTAACTTTCGTCAGTCTTTCGCTGACAGCCCAATCCAAAGCCCCACTCGGCGAGTCCGAAATCAAGGGTTCCAAAAAAATCGAATTCATCAACCGTTCCTTACGTAAGGCATCTGATGACATTATTCAAGAAAATACCGAAATTGGTCGTAAACTGGCAGAAACTTTGGCCAAAGAAAATACTGCAACAGTGGATGGAGTCAAAATCCAAAGAGTGGCACCTGGAGCCGACGGAAAACTGGGAGCAGACATCCTAACCCTTTCGGAATCGCAAAGTTTTGACCATGTCAATTCCATCGCGCGGATCATTGCAGCCTATGTAGAAAAATCTTTCCAATACAAAGCGGGAAACTCTGAGACTTTGGCGCAGTACGTCCTCTATTACAATGCAACACATAGAAAAGACTCCAAGTTTTTTACAAAAAAATATACAGAAGGAGTGATCGCCGCTACTTCTCCAGACAAATTAGGGATTGATACCGTTTATAAAAATTGGCCAGGCAAAACCCAAATCATCATTCCCATCGAAGGAAATATCTTAAAAGATAGTGGAAAGGATCTCACCACCGATGAGTTAGAAAAAGACGTCAACAAAACTGTGAAGGATAAAGAAAAAGATCCTGCCACCAAACAGAAGATGGAAGACGAAGCCAAAAAAATGGATAAGTTACAAACTGATAAACTGAAAGAAGAAAAAAAGGTTTTGCAAGATAAAAAACAAGAAGTAGCGAACGAACAAAAAGATCTCCAAGACAAAAAAGATGCATTGAAGAAAAAGGAACAAGAAACGGTTGCTAGTCTCAATGAGTTAAAAAAAGACCCGGTCAAAAACAAAGCAGAGATTGAAAAGAAAACCGAAGAAGTCAAAAAAATCGAACAAGAGAAAAAAGACACTGATAAAAAATCAGAAGCGGTAGAAGCAAAAAAAGAAGAACTCAGTAAAAAGGAAGAACAAATCGCTAAGAAAGAAGAGGCGCGCACCGGAACCACCACTTCTGGCGATACAGCCAAAAAAGACGATACCGTTCAAAAGGTGGAAGCGAAAGTAGAAGAGTTAAAAACAGAACTCGCACAAACCAAAGAAGAACTGAAGAAAAAAGAAGAACAAAGTGACAATGTTGTGAACAACAAAATTCTTTTTATGAAGTTTATCAAATACGATACAGATGGACATTATTCCAACGAACTTTGGGCGATTGATCCGGCAAAAGATGATGCTCTTTTCAAAAGTCCATACAACAATATTTGTTCTAAGGAATTCAAAGAAATTGCGAACCAAGGAGTTCTTGTTCTTGGTTATGACGGAGAAAAAGTAGAAAACCGCAAACACAAACTCGTGTTACTGGATCCAGACAAACTGGGTGTGAAAAAAACAAGCGAGTCTGCGGATATTTTCTGGAGAACTCCTATGATCAATCGGGAAGACAAAATCTACGTGATTGAAAAGGTAAAAGACAAATACCATGTTTCTCGTTTTAAATCCGATTTAACTTTTGAGAAAAGAACAGAAGAACCTGTGGAAGAAAACTCAGAACTCACATTTTTTGGGGATAAAGTTTATGTGACCGGTAAACCGAAAGAAGGTGATAAAACTACCATTAAAGTATTCAAAAAAGATGATTTAAGCCTACTCAAAACCATCGCTCCATAA
- a CDS encoding tetratricopeptide repeat protein codes for MENAEIEKPQEDEKFTKIKALAKEAYRFLDQGRFKEAKERLDILLDEDPSNTYGLVGLGDYYAKTKQPEQAIQYYRKCLAGDTTNKFSLMGLMNAYRDLNSLKRIIEVAEEFHHITITDASILSRVADAHRKLKNFKESEVYYMEALQINPSDQYVIVGLGHLYFACQRYVDAIQWWEKLLSSQPNNIKILTEIGNSYRKIKDFDKAVLYYERAKELDLKNFFALYGLAESYRGKKDFKTAITYWEKILESDPDNKLIINRYADSLRGLGNYDKALECFNKILASGDDYFALLGKAAALRLIGDLEKAEEIYLSLLSKSPSDPRPALELSDLWDIMGKKPQAIKLLEDLAKKNPSNESIRERIEYLKD; via the coding sequence ATGGAAAATGCTGAGATTGAAAAACCACAAGAAGATGAAAAATTCACAAAAATAAAAGCTCTTGCCAAAGAGGCGTATCGTTTTCTTGATCAGGGCCGATTTAAAGAAGCCAAAGAACGATTAGACATATTACTTGATGAAGACCCTTCCAATACATACGGACTTGTAGGACTTGGTGATTATTACGCAAAAACCAAACAACCTGAACAAGCCATCCAATACTATCGCAAATGTTTGGCCGGAGATACAACGAATAAGTTTTCACTTATGGGCCTAATGAATGCTTACAGAGATTTGAATAGCCTCAAACGAATCATCGAAGTAGCAGAAGAATTTCACCACATAACAATCACAGATGCAAGTATCCTTTCTCGTGTAGCCGATGCCCATAGAAAACTAAAGAATTTTAAAGAATCAGAAGTTTATTATATGGAAGCACTCCAAATCAATCCAAGTGACCAGTACGTCATTGTGGGTCTTGGGCATTTGTATTTTGCCTGCCAAAGGTATGTGGATGCCATCCAGTGGTGGGAAAAATTACTTTCGAGCCAACCAAACAATATCAAAATCCTAACAGAAATTGGAAACAGTTACCGTAAAATCAAAGACTTTGACAAAGCGGTTCTCTACTACGAAAGAGCCAAAGAACTGGATCTAAAAAACTTTTTTGCTCTTTACGGCCTTGCCGAATCCTATCGTGGGAAAAAAGATTTTAAAACAGCCATCACTTATTGGGAAAAAATTCTCGAATCCGATCCTGATAACAAACTGATCATCAACAGGTATGCGGATTCCCTTCGCGGTCTTGGGAACTACGACAAAGCCCTTGAATGTTTCAATAAAATCTTGGCGAGTGGGGATGATTACTTTGCCCTTCTCGGAAAAGCGGCCGCATTACGTCTGATTGGTGATTTAGAAAAAGCGGAAGAAATTTATCTAAGCCTTCTTTCCAAATCTCCGAGTGATCCTAGACCTGCTCTGGAATTATCTGACCTTTGGGACATTATGGGGAAAAAACCACAAGCCATTAAACTCTTAGAAGATTTGGCAAAGAAAAACCCTTCGAACGAATCCATCCGAGAAAGGATTGAATACTTAAAGGATTAA
- the ilvB gene encoding biosynthetic-type acetolactate synthase large subunit translates to MSSTTEAITGGRLMVELLEEAGVEIVFGYPGGAILPFYDELYHSKKIKHILVRHEQGAVHMAEGYARSTGKLGVCIATSGPGATNLITGLTDAKLDSIPILAITGQVSTDAIGTDAFQEADIFGITIPITKYNALIKKADDLSRHFEEAIKIAMGGRPGPVLLDFPKDVQLEKTTVRKASALKIAPHHYERPKVKGDAQAFAEVLNGAKRPLLYVGGGAINSFASAEIKALAEKANAPVTTTLMGLGAFPGTHPLSVGMLGMHGTAYANKAVLECDYILNLGARFDDRVAKYQDFAPNAIRAHVDIDAAEFNKRINVDHILHGDLKDAIREILPFVKGGDRTSWIENIQSLKKNHPLDFDNSGDSIKPQDFLQRVYTKTKGEAIVSTDVGQHQMWAAQYYLFDKPNTWLTSGGLGTMGYGLPAAIGAKFGNPDKMVICVTGDGSFQMCIQELATIAQSKLGVKILLFNNNFLGMVRQWQELFYEERFSESQWTYNPNFVKLADAYGIPAMRIEHKSEIDKGVDFFLKDNGSALIEVMIPAEEKVFPMIPAGKSQQDLIEFKDLGKLKK, encoded by the coding sequence ATGTCATCTACAACCGAAGCAATTACTGGCGGTCGGCTTATGGTCGAATTATTGGAAGAAGCGGGTGTGGAGATCGTCTTCGGATACCCTGGTGGTGCCATCCTCCCATTCTACGACGAACTCTATCATAGTAAAAAAATTAAACATATCCTCGTTCGCCACGAACAAGGCGCCGTTCATATGGCGGAAGGTTATGCTCGTTCTACAGGCAAGTTAGGTGTTTGTATCGCAACCTCAGGACCTGGTGCTACCAATTTAATCACTGGTCTTACCGATGCCAAACTTGATTCCATCCCCATCCTTGCGATCACCGGTCAAGTTTCTACGGATGCCATAGGAACCGATGCTTTTCAAGAAGCCGATATTTTTGGAATCACAATCCCTATCACCAAATACAATGCACTCATCAAAAAAGCAGATGATCTTTCTCGTCATTTTGAAGAAGCCATTAAAATTGCGATGGGTGGAAGACCAGGACCTGTGCTTTTGGATTTTCCAAAAGATGTCCAATTAGAAAAAACAACTGTTAGAAAAGCATCAGCACTGAAAATTGCTCCTCACCATTATGAAAGACCAAAAGTAAAAGGGGATGCACAAGCATTTGCGGAAGTTTTGAACGGGGCCAAACGCCCGTTACTTTATGTAGGTGGTGGTGCTATCAATTCTTTTGCCTCTGCAGAAATTAAGGCACTTGCTGAAAAAGCAAATGCACCAGTGACCACAACTCTTATGGGACTTGGTGCTTTTCCTGGAACTCATCCATTGTCAGTGGGAATGCTTGGAATGCACGGAACCGCTTATGCCAACAAAGCTGTGTTAGAGTGTGATTATATCCTAAATTTAGGTGCTAGGTTTGATGACCGAGTTGCCAAATACCAAGATTTTGCACCCAATGCCATCCGCGCCCATGTAGACATTGATGCCGCTGAGTTTAACAAACGAATCAATGTAGATCATATTCTTCATGGGGATCTAAAAGATGCCATCCGTGAAATCCTTCCTTTTGTGAAAGGGGGAGACCGAACTTCTTGGATTGAAAACATCCAGTCTTTAAAGAAAAACCATCCACTCGATTTTGATAACAGTGGAGACAGTATCAAACCACAAGACTTCTTACAAAGAGTGTATACCAAAACGAAGGGAGAAGCCATTGTTTCTACTGACGTGGGCCAACACCAAATGTGGGCGGCCCAGTACTATCTTTTTGATAAACCAAATACTTGGTTAACTTCAGGGGGCCTTGGCACTATGGGGTATGGACTCCCGGCAGCCATTGGTGCGAAGTTTGGAAATCCGGATAAAATGGTCATTTGTGTGACTGGCGACGGATCCTTCCAAATGTGCATCCAGGAACTAGCAACCATCGCACAATCAAAGTTAGGTGTGAAGATTTTACTTTTTAATAATAACTTTCTTGGAATGGTTCGCCAATGGCAGGAACTGTTTTATGAAGAAAGGTTTAGTGAGTCCCAGTGGACTTACAATCCTAACTTTGTGAAACTAGCAGATGCTTATGGAATTCCAGCCATGCGAATCGAACACAAATCAGAAATTGATAAGGGTGTGGATTTTTTCCTAAAAGACAATGGATCAGCTCTCATTGAAGTGATGATCCCTGCGGAAGAAAAAGTTTTCCCGATGATACCTGCAGGAAAATCACAACAAGACCTAATCGAATTCAAAGACTTGGGGAAATTAAAAAAATGA
- the ilvN gene encoding acetolactate synthase small subunit, with product MKHTLSILVNNHPGVMSHVSGLFTRRGYNIDSIAVGVTDNADVSSMTIVLNGDDFIVGQVKNQLLKLPDVLKVQDMAYASSVQRELVLVSFSITESNRSEALTICNGFDVKILEMTEDSLLIEFSGNSRQVSNVISVIKPFGIREISRTGQIAIAYRNQNSV from the coding sequence ATGAAACACACTCTAAGTATTTTAGTAAATAACCACCCAGGTGTGATGAGCCATGTTTCTGGACTTTTCACCCGTCGCGGATACAATATTGATTCGATTGCTGTTGGTGTGACTGACAATGCTGATGTGTCTTCGATGACAATCGTTCTGAATGGGGATGATTTTATTGTAGGCCAGGTGAAAAACCAACTCCTGAAATTACCGGACGTATTAAAAGTCCAAGATATGGCTTATGCAAGTTCTGTACAAAGGGAACTTGTTTTGGTTTCCTTTTCGATTACTGAATCTAATCGAAGTGAAGCTCTGACCATTTGTAATGGATTTGATGTTAAAATTTTAGAAATGACAGAAGATTCCCTCCTCATTGAATTCTCTGGAAATTCAAGACAAGTTTCCAATGTCATTTCTGTAATCAAACCATTTGGGATTCGTGAAATTTCTCGCACAGGTCAGATTGCCATTGCTTATAGGAATCAAAACTCCGTTTAA
- a CDS encoding peptidase MA family protein — MVRIFLFLILSLLTTVIYSDSERTAVPLKRGQGSDVLYFDFGETAPTSYLSVERLQEPKLEDLKLGFLEPAPGYYNGPDGGEVYQWAKNHYQWKRADGSVYIEWANGTFKLDFPSGVGFISSPGSCNGCSPTLVWNYPDLTKITKYWMVHRKEYDFIYQKPLNFENYLLVDETKYGKPKLEFGNYILYGSEKWSEYVRAFGGNFKMKPFLQYAKSEFSLENRGKVPVLLFDEYEDIKKYIGADIPGGSEEGGFGGRDSITMCCGEKMPQTTGNPEFDSDALRRFHFGVFYHEAIHNLEQISCLKIQTETGKFPQTDILDPWFEEGLANYLEAKFYERKQFHIYNDAEKLIRENKVPKTFKALLDAKYRDLLPYSIGPLLIKHIHETYGKEAILSYQKETCVGTAPALALQNATGVSPDQILKDSLSRFEKEKDNILKDGKKLQLAGYTVMNSKFPLELKMFLDKGFSLPESALEIKSYAELPNLQKIFPANVESYSGKLEGDFLGPNSSYFYLWKKGNYRWYGDSWEANVFPGNQILFRGSGFTLIEWEDGKKQYISPKGDSVIFFNLESKSYLDTNGKQVTP; from the coding sequence ATGGTTCGGATATTTTTATTCCTTATTTTATCTCTTCTAACGACTGTTATCTATTCTGATTCGGAACGTACCGCTGTTCCTCTCAAAAGAGGGCAGGGTTCCGATGTTTTGTATTTTGATTTTGGGGAAACCGCTCCCACTTCCTATCTTTCTGTCGAACGTCTTCAAGAACCCAAACTAGAAGATCTAAAGTTAGGATTTTTAGAACCTGCCCCTGGATACTACAATGGTCCGGATGGGGGAGAGGTCTACCAATGGGCGAAAAACCATTACCAATGGAAACGTGCCGATGGAAGTGTTTATATCGAATGGGCCAATGGAACATTTAAATTAGATTTTCCCTCTGGTGTTGGATTTATTTCTTCCCCAGGATCTTGTAACGGATGTTCACCGACACTTGTATGGAATTATCCCGACCTAACAAAAATCACAAAGTATTGGATGGTTCATAGAAAAGAATATGACTTCATCTATCAAAAACCATTAAATTTTGAAAACTATCTTCTTGTTGATGAAACAAAATATGGGAAACCCAAATTAGAATTCGGAAACTATATACTTTATGGATCGGAAAAATGGTCTGAGTATGTACGCGCGTTTGGTGGCAATTTCAAAATGAAACCTTTTCTACAATACGCGAAATCCGAATTTTCTTTAGAAAATCGAGGGAAAGTTCCTGTTTTGTTATTTGATGAGTATGAGGATATCAAAAAATACATTGGGGCTGATATTCCTGGTGGATCGGAAGAAGGTGGGTTTGGTGGAAGAGATTCTATCACTATGTGTTGTGGGGAAAAAATGCCACAAACCACAGGAAATCCAGAGTTTGATTCCGATGCACTTAGGCGTTTTCACTTCGGAGTGTTTTACCATGAAGCCATTCATAATTTAGAACAAATCTCTTGCTTAAAAATCCAAACAGAAACAGGAAAATTTCCACAAACTGATATTTTAGATCCTTGGTTTGAGGAAGGTCTTGCTAATTATTTGGAAGCAAAATTTTACGAAAGAAAACAATTCCATATCTATAATGATGCAGAGAAGTTGATTCGAGAAAATAAAGTTCCGAAAACCTTCAAAGCATTGTTAGATGCGAAATATAGAGATTTACTTCCTTATTCCATTGGACCACTCCTTATCAAACACATCCATGAAACTTATGGAAAAGAGGCCATTCTATCTTACCAAAAAGAAACCTGTGTGGGCACAGCACCGGCCCTGGCCTTACAAAACGCCACTGGTGTTTCTCCCGACCAAATTTTAAAGGATAGTTTGTCTCGTTTTGAAAAAGAAAAAGATAATATTTTGAAAGATGGCAAAAAACTCCAGTTAGCTGGGTATACTGTCATGAATTCTAAATTTCCACTGGAATTAAAAATGTTTTTAGATAAAGGTTTTTCCCTCCCTGAATCGGCTTTGGAAATTAAATCGTATGCGGAGTTACCGAACTTACAAAAAATCTTTCCAGCAAACGTGGAATCTTATTCCGGAAAATTAGAAGGAGACTTTCTCGGACCAAATTCCAGCTATTTTTATCTTTGGAAAAAAGGGAACTACCGCTGGTATGGAGATTCATGGGAAGCCAATGTATTTCCAGGAAACCAAATTCTATTTCGGGGATCCGGTTTTACTCTCATTGAATGGGAAGATGGGAAAAAACAATACATATCACCGAAGGGAGATTCGGTGATATTTTTTAATTTGGAATCAAAATCTTATTTGGACACAAATGGAAAACAGGTCACTCCTTAG